The Candidatus Equadaptatus faecalis genomic interval CCAGGAAGTGTTTCTGTCTTGAAATTGAGCTTTTTATCCAAACTGCCTGTCATAGGATTGTATATTCCGGCATGTTCGAGGCTGAGGCTGCCGTCCGCAGGGACAACAGCCCTGTACACGCGCCAGCTTGCCGGTATTCTTTCACCGAAATTGACAATCAGGTAACGGAAGGTGTTTGTCGTTCCGTCGGCGTTCAGTTTCATTTCCTGATTTTTAAGCCATACCACCGCCGGAGGATTGCCTAACGTGTCAAAAGACGGCACCTCTTTGTTAAGCCGGAGTACCTCCTGCGACGGATTCCAGGCAAAGCCCGCCGCTGCAAAAATTCCTGTCAGAACCAGAGCAAGAACAAAAGTTTTTAAAGTTTTCAAAATTTTTCGCATAGCCGTACCTTCCTATCTGCCGCAGCAATTTTTGTATTTTTTCCCGCTTCCGCACGGACACGGGTCGTTTCTGCCTATTTTGTTCGCGTTGACTATCGTTCCTGTTTTTGACGCAGTTGCCTGAACGCCGGGATTTTCGCGTCTTGCCGCTGCCTTCAAATCAAGTTTGTCGTGGCTTTCCGTCCACCTTCTGCGTCTGTTTGCTTCTTCTTCATTGACAACGGAAACCTTCAGCGCAAATTCCGTCACGCTTTCGCGCACCTGGGCAAGCATCTGTCTGAACAGATTGTAGGACTCAAACTGGTATTCAAGCAGCGGATCCTTCTGCCCTATCGCACGCAGACCTATGCCGCGGCGCAGCTCGTCCATGGCAAGCAGATGTTCCTTCCAGTTCGCGTCAAGCGTTGTGAGAAGAATATAGCGGAAAACGCCGGCAGACTGTTCCTCTCCCAGTTCCTCTTTCTTATCTTCAAAACGCCTGCTGACGGCTTCCACTATTCTGCCGGACGCCTCGCGGAGCGCCTCGTAATTTCCGTCAAGCTCTTCAAGACCCGCGGCAATTCCCGGCCAGAACAGTCTGTTTAGCTCTATCGCAACCGCCTTGACATCCATGCGCTGCTCATCTTCTTCCGCAAAAAGCCTGTCAAGTACGGCTTGGGCGGTGTCTTCCAGAATGCCCTGCACTCTGCCGGCAATGTTTTTGTCTGTCAGAATTTCGCCGCGCTCCTTGTAGACGGCTTCGCGCTGCTGATTCATAACGTTGTCGTAGGAAAGCAGCTGTTTGCGTATTTCAAAGTGCATCTGTTCCACTTTTTTCTGGGCATTTTCAATAGCCCTCGAAAGCAGCGGATGCTCTATTCTCTCGCCCTCTTCAAGACCCAGCGTCTGCAGCATTCCGTCAATCTTTTCACCGCCAAAAAGACGAACAAGGTCGTCCTGAAGCGATATATAGAAACGGCTCTCGCCTGGGTCACCCTGACGCCCCGAGCGTCCGCGCAACTGATTGTCTATGCGGCGTGACTCGTGGCGTTCAGTACCTATGATATGAAGTCCGCCGGCTGCAAGCACCTTTTCGTGCTCTTCCGCGCAGATTTTCTTAAAGTCGGCAAGAATTTCCGCATATTCGGCGGCATTTTCGGGCAAAGTCAGCCCGCGTTTCGCAAATTCCTCTTTCGCAAGAAATTCCGCATTGCCGCCCAAAACGATGTCTGTTCCGCGCCCCGCCATATTCGTCGCAACCGTGACTGCCCCGAAACGCCCAGCCTGCGCAACAATAAGCGCTTCTTTGTCATGCACCTTGGCGTTCAGCACGTTGTGCGGTATTTTTCTTGCGCGGAGCAGCTTGCTGACCTGCTCTGAATGTTCTATTGACGTGGTGCCCAGAAGAACAGGCTGACCCTTGGCATGGGCTTCGCACGCTTCGTCAGCCGCAGCGTTGTATTTTTCAAGCTCCGTGCGGTAAATCGCGTCGTTGTTGTCCGTGCGTATCATCGGCTTGTGCGTCGGAATAACCGCGACGGGCAGATTGTAAATTTCCTTAAATTCCTCTTCTTCCGTAAGCGCGGTACCGGTCATGCCTCCGAGCTTTCTGTACATGCGGAAATAATTTTGCAGCGTAATGGTGGCAAGCGTCTGGCTCTCCCTGCCCACCTGTACGCGTTCCTTGGCTTCAATAGCCTGGTGCAGGCCGTCTGAATAGCGGCGTCCTTCCATAAGACGCCCTGTGAACTCGTCAACTATGATAATCTCGCCGTCTTTGACAACGTAATGAATATCGCGCTTGAAGAGATGATGCGCTTTCAGTGCCTGAGTGATTTTGTGAGCCATCGCCGAATTCGCGTAATCGGTAAAAAGCTGCGGCATGTCAAGCAGCTGTTCAGCCCTTGCAATACCGGCTTCCGTAAGCGCAAGATTGCGTTCCTTCTCGTCAATTTCAAAATCGGTGTTCACGGACAACTGCTTCGCAACCGCGTCGGCAACGCGGTAAGGCTCCGTATCGTCCTCGGAAGGACCTGAAATGATAAGAGGCGTGCGCGCTTCGTCAATGAGGATAGAGTCAACCTCGTCAACGATGCAGAACTCATGCCCGCGCTGAACCTGCTGCGAAACGGCGACAGCCATATTGTCGCGCAGATAGTCAAAGCCGAACTCGCTGTTTGTTCCGTAGGTTATGTCACAGCGGTAAGCCGCGAAACGCTCCTCTTCCTCCATCTGCGGGGTAATGACGCCTACCGTAAGCCCCATGCCTTTGTAAATCGGGCTCATCCACTCAGCGTCGCGTCCTGCAAGATAATCGTTGACTGTGATAACGTGAACGCCCTTGCCGGTCATGGCGTTGAGAACGACCGCAAGAGTTGCGACAAGCGTCTTTCCTTCGCCCGTCTTCATTTCCGCTATTCTGCCTTCGTTCAGCGCCATAGCACCCATCAACTGCTCGGAGAAATGTCTCAGACCGAGAGTACGGACAGAAACCTCTCGCACACGCGCAAAAACCTCAGGCAGAATGTCTTCCAGCGTTTCTCCCTGCTCAAGCCTGCCGCGGAAAAACGCCGCAGACTGTGCAAGTTCTTCGTCAGAAAGCTTCTGAATTTCAGGCTCGTAGGAATCAATAATCTCGACAGTCTTCTCGTATCTTGCAATCAGCCTGTCGTTCGGATCAAGCCCTATTTTTTTGATAAACGATTTAACAAGACCCATATATATTCTCCTTTAATTTCCGCAGTCCGCGCCGGGCTGCAGGAATATGTCTTCTACACCAAAAGCAGCCGCCGGCTTCAGCCGTCGACCGTACTATTATATATGTTTGCGGCACGGAGGTCAAAAAATATCTCATGTGCCCCGTCAGTAGATTAAAAAACGGAATGCTCCGGTGTTAAAAATTTAAAGTCATTCCGCAGACGAGCTTGCCATGAGCAGCTTAAGCCTGTTCAGCCTGTTTGCGTCGCTGACGCTTGCGTCAAAGTCGAGCGCCAGTATGTTCGCGTTTTCGTAGAGCCGTTTCAACTCTTTGATTACCCCTTTGCCCGTTATGTGGTCGGGCAGACAGGCAAACGGCTGTATGCAGAGTATGTTTTTTATGCCGTTTTCAAGCATTGCAGCCATTTCTGCCGTGAGCAGCCAGCCTTCTCCCGCCTGGTTGCTGAAGGAGACGATGCCGCTTGATTTTTCCGCAAGCTCGTGAATGTCGTGTATTTCGCCGAAGCGCGTTCCTTTGAGCGCTTTTTTTACCGGCGCGCGGAAGCGGTTGAGAAGCTTTATGCCGAACCAACCGCGTATTGCAGGCAGCCAGCTTCCGCCAAGCCTCATTCCTTTGTACACGGGATCCATAAGGCAGTAGAAAGCAAAGTTTATGAGGTCGGGCACGTATGCTTCACCGCCTTCTTTTTCTATCGCCGCGACAAGGTTGTCATTCGCTCCGGCGTGGTATTTGACAAGTATTTCGCCGACAATGCCGATGCGCGGTTTTTTGCCCTCCGTTACGGGCAGGGCGGAAAATTCTTCTATCATTTTCCTGATTTCTTTTTTGAACAGCCGCCAGCCGCCTTTGCGGACGTCTTCGCTTACGCGCCGTTTCCAGCGCGCGTACAGCCTTTCCGCGTCTCCTTTGTATATTTCATAGGGACGGGTGCGCAGTAGAAGTCTCATCATAAGGTCGCCGTAGAGTACGGAGAGCAGTATGCGCCAGATTATTTTTCGGGATAATTTCAAGCCCTGCACGCCGCTGCCTTCCTGCGCGTTGAGCGCTACGACACGCACCTGCGGGTAGCCTGCCGCGTCAAGCGCATGGCGCAGAAGCTTTACGTAGTTGCTTGCACGGCAGATTCCGCCTGTCTGCGCGTAGAGGCAGTCTGTCGTTTCAGGGTCGTATTCGCCGCTTTGCATTGCGGTTATGAATTGCCCCACAACTATCGCCGCCGGATAGCACATATCGTTGTTTATGTAGCGCAGTCCTGTTTCTGCCGCTTCCCTGCCTCCCTGCGGAAGCACCTTAAGCCTTATGCCGCCGGCGGCAAATGCCGCCTCAAGAAACTGGAACTGATGTTCGGACATCGGCGGGCAGAGCAGCGTTCTCTGTTTTCCGTGTTTTTCGTGTTCTGTCCGGCACTCTGCCGACGGGCTGCCTTCTGTTTTTGCCGCAGACGGGCGCCTGCCGGCGTTTATCGCCGCAAGCAGCGAGCGTACGCGTATTCTGACTGCGCCGTTGTTGTTTCCTTCGTCAACCTTGAGCAGAGTGTAGAGCCTGCCGTGTTTTTCAAGCAGTTCCTGCGTCTGCCCTGAGCTTATGGCATCCAGTCCGCAGCCAAAGGAATCTATCTGCACAAGCTCCGCTTTTTTGAAGCGTTTGTCCTGCACAACCGCCATTGCCGCCCGGTAAAGCCGCGAGTGGAATACCCACTGGTCTATTACTCCTTCGCCCGATTCGCCGAGCTCCCCAAGTTCTGTTACGGAGTCTTCGGTAAAGACGGTTACGCCGTATTCGTTTATAAGCCGCGGTATGCCGTGGTTGATTTCGGGGTCGAGATGGTACGGGTGCCCTGCAAGAATTATTCCGGCTGTGCCGTGTTCCGCCATGTAATCTGCCGCTTCCCTGCCGAAACGCGCGACATCTTCCCTGAATTTTCTCTGTTCAAGCATGGCAAGGTCTGCCGCCTGCGTTATCCGTCTGCGCGTGATTTCAAATTCTTCAAGACATTCGCACATTGTTTCAATCAGCTGTTCGCGGCTTTCTATGTTCACTGCAGGGCGCATGAAACTGACGCTTTCTTCGCGCAGTCCGTCTATATTGAGGTACGCAACGTCAGGACAGCCGATTACAACGGGACAGTTGAAATTTTTGTCCGCGTCTTTGAATTCTTTTTTTTCCGTCATGAGTATCGGATAGAAGATGCGTTTTACGCCGCGCGCGAGCAGTTCAGATATGTGGCAGTGCACAAGCTTCGCCGGATAGCAAACAGTCTGCGACGGTATCGTGTCTATCCCCAAATTTTTGTCCGGCCGTTCGGGAGAGAGCTCCACGCGGAAGCCAAGCTCCGTAAAGAAGGTGAACCAGAAAGGATAATCTTCATACATGTTAAGCACGCGGGGTATTCCTATTCTGCCGTGCTCCGCTTTTTCTTCGTCAAGCGGCTTGTAATAATCAAAAAGTCTGGCGTATTTCTGTTCGTACACGTTCGGCGGCAGCTGTTTTTTCTTCGTTTCGCCCGCGCCTGCCGAACAGCGGTTTCCGCTGACAAAACGCCTTCCGTCGCTGAATTCCGTGCGCGTCAGCAGACAGTTGTTTCCGCAGCCTCCGCATCTGAAGGTGTGCGCCTCTGCGGAAAATTTTTCCAAAGCCTCTCTGCCGATAAGACTGCTTTTGTTTTCTCCGCAGCGGTCTTTCGCAAGCAGCGCGGCGCCGTACGCGCCCATAAGCTCGGGGATGTCAGGACGCACGGCTTCGCGCCCCGAAAGCAGTTCAAAGGCGCGGAGCAGTGCGTTGTTTTTGAAGGTTCCGCCCTGCACGACGATTTTTTTGCCAAGTTCGTCGCTGCTTCGGATTTTCAGCACCTTGTACAGCGCGTTTTTGACTATTGAATAGACAAGCCCTGCCGATATGTCGCACACATCCGCACCGTCTTTCTGCGCCTGACGGACGCGCGAATTCATAAATACCGTACAGCGGGAGCCCAAATCAACGGGGGCTTTTGATTTCAGCGCTTCTTCTGCAAATTCCTCCGCATTCATTTTCAGCGATTCGGCAAAGGTCTGCAGAAACGAGCCGCAGCCTGAGGAACAGGCTTCGTTGAGAAATACTTTGTCTATCGCTCCGTCTTTTATGGTGAGGCATTTCATGTCCTGCCCGCCTATGTCAATAAGAAAATCAACGTCCGGCAGAAATTCGCACGCCGCGCGGCTGTGGGCAACCGTTTCAACTTCGCCTGTGTCGGCTCCGAAGGCTGCGCGTATCAGATTTTCGCCGTAGCCTGTAACCGCGCTGTATGCAATCTGCGCCGTTTCAGGCAGCTCCCCGTAAAGCTCTGAAAGAATTGCACGGACGGAGGCAACAGGTTTTCCGGCGCCAAAAACGTAGCGGGAAAAGAGAAGTTCACCGTTTTCGCCGGCAAGCACGGCTTTTACGGTCGTGGAACCCGCGTCTATTCCGAGGTAACAGCGTCCGGAATAGCGTGAAAGCTCAGCGCGGTTTACGCGTCCGCTCGAATGTCTTTCAATAAATTTTTCGTACTCTGCACCGTTTTCAAAAAGCGGAGGCAGAGAGGCAGTTTTACTTCCACTTCGCGACAGGAAATATTTTTCGGCGCGCGACAGAATTTCAGCGGCGGGCAGGGGCTGTTCCTTTTTTGAAACAAGGGCAGCCCCCGCCGCTACGAAGAGATGCGGATTGTCAGGCACTATGCACTGATCTTCGGACAGTTTCAGCGTCTCGGCAAAACGCTTTCTGAGTTCGGGAAGAAAATACAGGGGGCCTCCCAGAAACGCCGTCCTTCCGCAAATTCTCCGGCCGCACGCCAGACCGCTTATCGTCTGGTTTACTATCGCCTGAAAAACAGATGCCGCCGTGTCGGAGCGCGAAGCGCCGTCGTTCATAAGCGCCTGCACGTCCGTTTTCGCAAAAACCCCACAGCGCGAGGCTATCGGATAAATTGTGGTGCTGTCTGCGGCAAGTCTGTTCAGTTCCTCAAGCTCAACGCCGAGCAGCGCAGCCATCTGGTCAAGAAAAGCTCCGGTGCCGCCTGCGCAGGTTTCGTTCATGCGCTGGTCTGCTCCGGAAGTGTCAAAAAAAGTAAGTTTGGCGTCTTCTCCGCCAAGTTCAATGCTTGCGTCAACGTTTTTGAGAAAGGTTTTTATGCTGCATGAGCATGCAATCTGTTCCTGCACAAAGGCAGCTCCCATTCCTTCGCTCAGGTCAAGGGCGCCTGAGCCCGTCGTGCAGAGGGTGAACGTGCAGTCGGGAAATTCCCGTGCAAGCTCTGCCGTGAGTTGTTTTACAGTTGTTTTTACGTCTGAAAAATGTCTGGCGTAACGGCTGAAAAGCAGATTGTTGTCATCGTCAAGAACAACGGCTTTAACCGTTGTGGAGCCTACGTCCAGACCTGCGTGAAGTACGCGCATGGATACTCCTCCTTTTCACGTTTAAATTGCAGGGCACAATACACCCTGCAGCGGAAAAGAGGGGGTTTAAAGTCTGAGTATTACGCTGCCGGTTTTTTCGGAAAGAGAATTTGGAATGTCAGACGCGGGCGACTCTGCCGCGCGTCCGCAGGAAAGCTCCGGCGCTGTGCGGAAAGCAGACGCGGCGGAACTGTTTTTGAGCAGTGCGAGAAGTTTGTGCGCCGAACTGGCGCGTTTAATAATGCCGGAAGCCGAAGCGGTGCTGCAGACCGCAGACAAAACTCCGTTTTCTCCGGAGGAAAGCACTCCGGGGACAGACGCCGAAACAAGACAGAAAGACGACAGACAGTGAAGCAGTACAAAAACGGCAAGCACACAGAAAGCAAGACAGCTCCTGTTTCCAAAAACCGCTCTGTTTTTCACCGCGCGCCACCTCCAGTCAACTCGTTTCAGGTCATAAGGATAACATACAAACACGCAGTCTGTACAGGTAAAATTACTAATACCGTTAAAGACTCCGTTATTTGAAAGGCATTCCCTTTCAAAGCTGTCACTTACAGAACCTTTCACTTTCAGGAGCTTCCACTTGAGAAGATTGAAAGTAATGTAAAACAAGAGTAAAGCCTTTTCAAGTGCTGCCAAGCAAAAGTAAATGTGTTAAGCGGACTTTTTCCTATTCTATTATTCCTCCGCCGAGGACGCGTTCCCCGTCGTAAAGAACAACCGACTGCCCGGGGGCAATGCCGCGCTGCGGAGCGTCAAAGGTAATTTTCAGGGAAGCTTCTCCCGTCTGCTCAACCGTTACAAACTGTTCAGGCTGGCGGTAACGGAATTTCGCGCAGCAGCGCAGCGGCTCGGATATTGTATCGTATGCAATTAAATTGCATTCCTTTGCCGTCAGTTCTTTCCTTTCAAGCTGCTTTCCGGTGCCGAGCAGCACTGTGTTTGTCTTTGCGTTTTTCCCGCACACGTACAGCGTTTCCGCTTCCGGAGGAAGGCTGATGCCGAGATGTTTTCTCTGCCCTGTCGTGTAGTTTATCATTCCCTTGTGGGTGCCGAGAATTTTACCATTTGCGTCAACAAAATTGCCGGGGAGATTTTTCTCTCCCGTTTTTTTTTCTATAAACTCCGCATATTTTCCGTCAGGAACAAAGCAGATGTCCTGGCTTTCGCTTTTCCGCGCGTTAAGCAGTCCGCTTGCCTCCGCAAGCGCACGGACTTCCGTCTTTGTCAGCTTTCCGAGAGGAAAGAGCGTGTGCGCAAGCTGCTTCTGAGTCATGCCGTAAAGCACGTAGCTCTGGTCTTTGCTTTTGTCCGTGCCTTTGGAAAGCGTGTATCTTCCGTTCTCAAAGCCTGTGACCGCGTAGTGCCCCGTGGCGATAAAATCAAAACCGCGGTCAAGCGCACGGTCAAGGAACAAGCCGAATTTCAATTTCCGGTTGCACACAATGCAAGGGTTCGGCGTCGCGCCGTTTTTATATACGCTGATGAAATTTTGGATTACTTCCCGCCTGAATTCAGCACGGCAGTCAAAGACGTGAAACGGGATGCCGAGCCTTTTTGCAACGGTTTCGGCATCTGAAATATCGGACGCTGCGCTTTCGGAAAGGCTGTCGTCCAAAAGCCTCATTACAGCGCCTTCAACCTCGAAGCCCTGCCGTTTGAGCAGCAGGGCGGCGGCGGAGCTGTCAACTCCGCCGGACATTGCAACAAGGACTTTTCCGTCTTTTTCCGTCATGCCGGTTTCAGCCGTCTAAAGCTTTGCGATTTCTTCGTTAAGTTCAGTTTCGCACGCTCTCATGGCTTCAAGTGTTTTTGAAAGCAGTTCATCAAGCTCCCAGCCGAGCATTTCGGCGCCCTGGCGTATTACGTCGCGCGAACAGCCTGCCGCAAACGATTTGTCTTTGAATTTCTTTTTGAGACTTTTCAGCTCCATGTCCTGCACCGATTTTGACGGGCGCATAAGGGCGGCGGCGCCTATCAGGCCTGTAAGCTCGTCCGTTGCAAAGAGAATTTTTTCCATAAGCAGTTCAGGCTTCACATCGCTGCAAAGTCCGTATCCGTGGCTGCACACCGCATGTATCACGCCGTCGTCCGCGCCTGCTTCGCGCAGCATTTCAGGCGCTTTCTGACAGTGCTGCTCCGGATAGAGCTCGAAATCGACGTCGTGGAGCATACCGATTATTTCCCAGTATTCCGCGTCTTCGCCCACTTCCAGGGCAAACTGTTTCATTACCTTGCCGACCGTCAGCGCGTGCTGAAGATGGAATTTGTCCTTATTGTACTTTCTTACCGTTTCCCATGCCTGTTCCTTCGTAATTGAACCGTTCACAGCAAAAGCCTCCGTATGTTGAATTTTGTCGCTTGAACAATTATAAGCGTTTTTTTCGAAGTTTTGTTATATAATTGTCCCACAGGGATGTGATGACTATGGAGAAAAAACAGATTTCCAGCCTCGAACTGCTCAAACTCACAACCGACAAGGGCGAGACAAGCTACGGCGCAGACCAGAAATGGTTCTTCGGGCCTGTTAAGCAGCGTTCAGGCTGCGGACCCGCAACCGCCGCAAACATTTTCTATTATATCGACAGGAAAAAGGAGCCGGAAAAACCTCCCATGGCTTTCCGTTTCTTCAGAATTTTCCTTGAAAGAATGTGGGGCATCGTCACTCCGACACGACACGGCATCCCCGAAGCAAGAATGCTTGCGACGCGCATAAAGAATTACGCCAGCCTGAGACATTACCACGTTGACGTAAAATCAATGGAAATTTCTGAAAATCCGTCCGACAGACCGCATATTTCAGAGGCTTTCAGAATGCTTTTTGAAGCAATGGACAATGACGTTCCCGCCGCATTCCTGAATCTTGAAAACACGTCCTGCCCCGACCTTGACACGTGGCACTGGGTGACGGTTATCGGAATTGACTGCGACAACGCTGGCTTTGCGCGCGTTACTTTCCTCGACAACGGCAACGTGAAATATTTTGACCTCGCTCACTGGTGGACACAGGGCAAGGGCGCAGGCGGAATTGTCACCGTTATTCCGAAAAACGACCGGAGATTTTGGTAGAAAGTATAAAAACATTAAAAAATCAGCCTCACGGCTGATTTTTGTTTTGGCCTGTTAAAGCTACAGCTTCGCAATCGCTTCCGTGAGCAGCGTTTCCCTCTGCGAAGTGTCAATGTCCATTCCTTCAACCGTATATT includes:
- the secA gene encoding preprotein translocase subunit SecA — translated: MGLVKSFIKKIGLDPNDRLIARYEKTVEIIDSYEPEIQKLSDEELAQSAAFFRGRLEQGETLEDILPEVFARVREVSVRTLGLRHFSEQLMGAMALNEGRIAEMKTGEGKTLVATLAVVLNAMTGKGVHVITVNDYLAGRDAEWMSPIYKGMGLTVGVITPQMEEEERFAAYRCDITYGTNSEFGFDYLRDNMAVAVSQQVQRGHEFCIVDEVDSILIDEARTPLIISGPSEDDTEPYRVADAVAKQLSVNTDFEIDEKERNLALTEAGIARAEQLLDMPQLFTDYANSAMAHKITQALKAHHLFKRDIHYVVKDGEIIIVDEFTGRLMEGRRYSDGLHQAIEAKERVQVGRESQTLATITLQNYFRMYRKLGGMTGTALTEEEEFKEIYNLPVAVIPTHKPMIRTDNNDAIYRTELEKYNAAADEACEAHAKGQPVLLGTTSIEHSEQVSKLLRARKIPHNVLNAKVHDKEALIVAQAGRFGAVTVATNMAGRGTDIVLGGNAEFLAKEEFAKRGLTLPENAAEYAEILADFKKICAEEHEKVLAAGGLHIIGTERHESRRIDNQLRGRSGRQGDPGESRFYISLQDDLVRLFGGEKIDGMLQTLGLEEGERIEHPLLSRAIENAQKKVEQMHFEIRKQLLSYDNVMNQQREAVYKERGEILTDKNIAGRVQGILEDTAQAVLDRLFAEEDEQRMDVKAVAIELNRLFWPGIAAGLEELDGNYEALREASGRIVEAVSRRFEDKKEELGEEQSAGVFRYILLTTLDANWKEHLLAMDELRRGIGLRAIGQKDPLLEYQFESYNLFRQMLAQVRESVTEFALKVSVVNEEEANRRRRWTESHDKLDLKAAARRENPGVQATASKTGTIVNANKIGRNDPCPCGSGKKYKNCCGR
- a CDS encoding 2-hydroxyacyl-CoA dehydratase — its product is MRVLHAGLDVGSTTVKAVVLDDDNNLLFSRYARHFSDVKTTVKQLTAELAREFPDCTFTLCTTGSGALDLSEGMGAAFVQEQIACSCSIKTFLKNVDASIELGGEDAKLTFFDTSGADQRMNETCAGGTGAFLDQMAALLGVELEELNRLAADSTTIYPIASRCGVFAKTDVQALMNDGASRSDTAASVFQAIVNQTISGLACGRRICGRTAFLGGPLYFLPELRKRFAETLKLSEDQCIVPDNPHLFVAAGAALVSKKEQPLPAAEILSRAEKYFLSRSGSKTASLPPLFENGAEYEKFIERHSSGRVNRAELSRYSGRCYLGIDAGSTTVKAVLAGENGELLFSRYVFGAGKPVASVRAILSELYGELPETAQIAYSAVTGYGENLIRAAFGADTGEVETVAHSRAACEFLPDVDFLIDIGGQDMKCLTIKDGAIDKVFLNEACSSGCGSFLQTFAESLKMNAEEFAEEALKSKAPVDLGSRCTVFMNSRVRQAQKDGADVCDISAGLVYSIVKNALYKVLKIRSSDELGKKIVVQGGTFKNNALLRAFELLSGREAVRPDIPELMGAYGAALLAKDRCGENKSSLIGREALEKFSAEAHTFRCGGCGNNCLLTRTEFSDGRRFVSGNRCSAGAGETKKKQLPPNVYEQKYARLFDYYKPLDEEKAEHGRIGIPRVLNMYEDYPFWFTFFTELGFRVELSPERPDKNLGIDTIPSQTVCYPAKLVHCHISELLARGVKRIFYPILMTEKKEFKDADKNFNCPVVIGCPDVAYLNIDGLREESVSFMRPAVNIESREQLIETMCECLEEFEITRRRITQAADLAMLEQRKFREDVARFGREAADYMAEHGTAGIILAGHPYHLDPEINHGIPRLINEYGVTVFTEDSVTELGELGESGEGVIDQWVFHSRLYRAAMAVVQDKRFKKAELVQIDSFGCGLDAISSGQTQELLEKHGRLYTLLKVDEGNNNGAVRIRVRSLLAAINAGRRPSAAKTEGSPSAECRTEHEKHGKQRTLLCPPMSEHQFQFLEAAFAAGGIRLKVLPQGGREAAETGLRYINNDMCYPAAIVVGQFITAMQSGEYDPETTDCLYAQTGGICRASNYVKLLRHALDAAGYPQVRVVALNAQEGSGVQGLKLSRKIIWRILLSVLYGDLMMRLLLRTRPYEIYKGDAERLYARWKRRVSEDVRKGGWRLFKKEIRKMIEEFSALPVTEGKKPRIGIVGEILVKYHAGANDNLVAAIEKEGGEAYVPDLINFAFYCLMDPVYKGMRLGGSWLPAIRGWFGIKLLNRFRAPVKKALKGTRFGEIHDIHELAEKSSGIVSFSNQAGEGWLLTAEMAAMLENGIKNILCIQPFACLPDHITGKGVIKELKRLYENANILALDFDASVSDANRLNRLKLLMASSSAE
- the mnmA gene encoding tRNA 2-thiouridine(34) synthase MnmA; translation: MTEKDGKVLVAMSGGVDSSAAALLLKRQGFEVEGAVMRLLDDSLSESAASDISDAETVAKRLGIPFHVFDCRAEFRREVIQNFISVYKNGATPNPCIVCNRKLKFGLFLDRALDRGFDFIATGHYAVTGFENGRYTLSKGTDKSKDQSYVLYGMTQKQLAHTLFPLGKLTKTEVRALAEASGLLNARKSESQDICFVPDGKYAEFIEKKTGEKNLPGNFVDANGKILGTHKGMINYTTGQRKHLGISLPPEAETLYVCGKNAKTNTVLLGTGKQLERKELTAKECNLIAYDTISEPLRCCAKFRYRQPEQFVTVEQTGEASLKITFDAPQRGIAPGQSVVLYDGERVLGGGIIE
- a CDS encoding HDIG domain-containing protein — its product is MNGSITKEQAWETVRKYNKDKFHLQHALTVGKVMKQFALEVGEDAEYWEIIGMLHDVDFELYPEQHCQKAPEMLREAGADDGVIHAVCSHGYGLCSDVKPELLMEKILFATDELTGLIGAAALMRPSKSVQDMELKSLKKKFKDKSFAAGCSRDVIRQGAEMLGWELDELLSKTLEAMRACETELNEEIAKL